A region of Maniola jurtina chromosome 18, ilManJurt1.1, whole genome shotgun sequence DNA encodes the following proteins:
- the LOC123874467 gene encoding furin-like protease 2 isoform X2 — MVLTWRALVLLAALGVCASVPETYYHNHFAVRVPGGVERVDDIARRHGFVNHGQIGALKDFYLLSHHEVHKRSTEPSHEHHHKLINEPEVKWFEQQREKRRVKRDYNQDSLLSQISRRLSPHRARHRAITSSPFFPDPLFKEQWYLNGGAKDGLDMNVSPAWQKGYTGKGVVVSILDDGIQTNHPDLAQNYDPLASTDINGNDDDPMPQDNGDNKHGTRCAGEVAAVAYNQYCGVGVAYNASVGGVRMLDGVVNDAVEARALGLNPDHIDIYSASWGPEDDGKTVDGPGPLARRAFIYGVTSGRRGKGSIFVWASGNGGRHTDSCNCDGYTNSIFTLSISSATQGGYKPWYLEECSSTLASTYSSGTPGHDKSVATVDMDGRLRADHICTVEHTGTSASAPLAAGICALALEANPDLTWRDMQYLVVLTSRPQPLEKETGWIVNGVKRKVSHKFGYGLMDASEMVSLAEQWVSVPPQHICKSQEINEDKPIDPTYGYTLSAHMDVNGCSGTVNEVRYLEHVQCKISLRFFPRGNLRILLTSPMQTTSSLLFERPRDVISSNFDDWPFLSVHFWGERAEGRWTLQIVNAGNRHVNQPGILKKWQLIFYGTATDPIRLRSKRPSPLAPPFGFPTAADGYDSVGDSFYNTDTFTNYQNFPTLFAAGSDPEKAIARLDGHNIPSPHGENVLADSNDKRVIHECDPECDSQGCYGSGPTQCISCKHYRLDDACVSRCPPRSYANQGGVCWPCHECCETCVGPGQDSCLTCAPSYLLVADLGVCTQQCPDGYWEDTDSSACRPCASHCSTCSERAHTCTSCEHHLVLYNGTCSASCPPSTYETDDYSCGKCHTSCDTCTGPDENECVTCHASSYIFDGSCVSACPSGYYADKKRKECMKCPIGCATCLATLCLSCNSNWGLNKKNKCVATGSDQCTIREFLDGSICTNCHNDCDSCYGETEANCLTCPSNYLLQNHKCVTECSRGYYAEAGRCTRCMHGCASCVSRLNCTSCAGSLRLQSGACRAACADGYYADRGTCTKCYISCRTCIGPRRDQCASCPSGWKLAAGECHPECPQGFYQTDDGCRHCHHYCRECNGSGPLHCTSCPPRFMLDGGLCMECLGSQYLDPSNGTCRACDGSCRTCSGPGQNSCTGCSRPLRLDKLNNQCVRCCSELGILANSTSTPDCCHCNPDTGECTSSSIAGKRRNSESAALHTVASERAPTSFLNLVIAAAVVALLVLSVMMVQLRRSRQKPQARSKGAIYSPLACNDEGDVAVLGSRTTFLASDGEPERNEHEPLLEHST; from the exons GTGAAATGGTTCGAGCAGCAACGGGAGAAGCGAAGAGTCAAACGGGACTACAACCAAGACTCGTTACTGTCACAAATCTCTAGAAGACTGTCGCCCCACCGAGCTCGCCATCGAGCGATCACATCGTCACCTTTCTTCCCAGACCCGTTGTTTAAGGAGCAATGGTATTTG AATGGTGGTGCCAAAGATGGTCTCGACATGAATGTTTCGCCAGCATGGCAAAAGGGATATACGGGCAAAGGTGTTGTTGTATCCATACTTGACGATGGTATTCAAACAAACCATCCTGACCTTGCTCAAAACTAT GATCCGCTGGCATCCACTGACATAAACGGCAATGACGATGATCCGATGCCTCAAGACAATGGTGATAATAAACATGGAACACGTTGCGCGGGAGAAGTTGCTGCAGTCGCCTATAACCAGTATTGTGGAGTTGGAGTAGCTTATAATGCTAGCGTAGGTGGAGTTAGAATGTTGGATGGTGTTGTGAACGACGCTGTTGAAGCTAGAGCCCTGGGCCTAAACCCTGATCATATTGACATATACAGTGCTTCGTGGGGGCCAGAGGATGACGGAAAAACGGTTGACGGTCCTGGACCATTAGCGAGAAG AGCATTTATTTATGGAGTGACTAGTGGTAGACGTGGAAAAGGAAGCATATTTGTTTGGGCATCAGGAAATGGTGGTAGACACACTGATTCATGTAATTGTGACGGATATACAAATAGTATATTTACGTTATCAATATCAAGTGCCACGCAAGGGGGTTATAAGCCATGGTATTTAGAAGAGTGTTCTTCTACATTGGCTAGCACGTACAGTTCAGGTACTCCTGGACATGATAAGAGCGTTGCTACTGTTGATATGGATGGAAGACTAAGAGCAGATCATATTTGTACAGTAGAGCACACGGGGACTTCCGCGTCTGCTCCGTTAGCAGCTGGTATTTGTGCACTAGCACTAGAAGCTAATCCAGATTTAACTTGGAGAGATATGCAGTATTTGGTAGTGTTAACCTCGCGACCACAGCCACTGGAAAAAGAAACTGGTTGGATAGTAAACGGTGTAAAAAGAAAAGTCAGTCACAAATTCGGTTATGGTTTAATGGATGCTTCAGAAATGGTTAGTTTAGCTGAACAATGGGTATCGGTCCCTCCTCAACATATTTGTAAGTCACAAGAAATCAACGAAGATAAGCCGATAGATCCTACTTATGGTTATACTTTAAGTGCTCATATGGATGTTAACGGATGCAGTGGAACTGTGAATGAAGTACGTTATTTAGAACATGTTCAGTGTAAGATATCTCTAAGATTCTTCCCTAGAGGAAACCTCCGTATACTCCTTACTTCTCCAATGCAAACGACATCATCTTTGTTATTCGAGAGGCCTAGAGACGTCATTAGTTCTAATTTTGATGATTGGCCATTTTTAAGCGTTCACTTTTGGGGTGAACGAGCAGAAGGCAGATGGACTCTGCAAATCGTCAATGCCGGCAATAGGCACGTTAACCAACCAGGTATCCTCAAGAAATGGCAATTAATATTCTACGGTACTGCAACTGACCCCATCAGATTACGTTCTAAAAGGCCATCACCTTTAGCGCCTCCATTCGGTTTCCCAACAGCCGCTGACGGCTATGATTCTGTCGGGGATTCTTTTTACAATACTGACACGTTTACTAATTACCAGAACTTTCCTACTTTATTCGCCGCCGGATCAGATCCGGAGAAGGCGATAGCCCGTCTCGATGGACATAATATCCCTTCACCGCATGGGGAGAATGTCCTCGCTGATAGTAATGATAAGCGTGTCATACATGAATGTGATCCCGAATGCGATTCTCAAGGATGCTATGGAAGTGGACCTACTCAGTGTATCTCCTGTAAACATTACCGACTTGACGATGCCTGTGTCTCTCGTTGTCCTCCAAGAAGCTATGCGAACCAAGGGGGTGTTTGTTGGCCGTGCCACGAATGTTGTGAAACTTGTGTTGGTCCTGGACAAGATTCCTGTTTAACTTGTGCTCCGTCTTACTTATTAGTAGCAGATTTAGGTGTGTGCACACAGCAATGCCCTGACGGGTATTGGGAAGATACTGATTCGTCAGCTTGCCGACCCTGTGCGTCACACTGTTCCACATGTTCTGAACGAGCTCACACGTGCACGTCCTGTGAACATCACTTAGTACTTTACAATGGAACTTGCTCAGCCTCGTGCCCTCCTTCTACTTATGAGACTGATGACTATTCATGTGGGAAGTGTCATACATCATGTGATACGTGTACTGGTCCTGACGAGAACGAGTGTGTCACGTGTCATGCTTCCAGCTACATATTTGATGGCAGTTGTGTAAGCGCGTGTCCTAGCGGGTATTATGCGgacaagaaaagaaaagaatgtATGAA ATGTCCAATCGGTTGTGCAACCTGTTTGGCTACATTGTGTTTGTCGTGCAACTCAAACTGGGGTTTGAATAAGAAGAACAAATGCGTAGCCACCGGCAGCGACCAGTGTACGATTAGAGAGTTCTTAGACGGCAGCATCTGTACCAATTGCCACAACGACTGTGACTCTTGCTATGGTGAAACTGAAGCGAACTGTCTTACCTGTCCATCGAATTATTTGCTACAGAATCATAA ATGCGTGACGGAATGCAGCCGTGGTTACTACGCGGAAGCAGGCAGGTGTACGCGTTGCATGCACGGCTGTGCGTCTTGCGTGTCGCGGCTCAACTGCACTTCGTGTGCTGGTTCTTTGAGGTTACAGTCTGGAGCGTGCAGGGCGGCTTGTGCTGATGG GTACTACGCTGATCGTGGCACATGCACCAAATGCTACATCTCTTGTCGAACGTGCATTGGACCTAGGCGTGATCAGTGTGCGTCATGTCCAAGTGGATGGAAGTTGGCTGCTGGGGAGTGCCATCCTGAGTGTCCTCAag GTTTCTACCAAACCGATGACGGCTGTCGTCACTGCCACCACTACTGCCGCGAGTGCAACGGCTCCGGTCCTCTACACTGCACGTCGTGTCCCCCACGGTTCATGCTCGATGGCGGGTTATGTATGGAGTGTCTCGGCTCGCAGTACTTGGACCCCAGCAATGGAACCTGCCGCGCGTGCGATGGGTCATGTCGAACGTGTTCCGGACCCGGGCAAAACAGTTGCACAGGATGTTCAAGGCCTTTGAGGCTTGATAA GTTAAACAACCAATGCGTGCGGTGCTGCTCGGAGTTGGGCATATTGGCGAACTCTACGTCCACGCCTGACTGTTGTCATTGCAACCCCGATAccg GAGAGTGCACGAGCTCGTCTATAGCGGGCAAGCGACGCAACTCGGAGTCGGCCGCCCTACACACCGTCGCGAGCGAGCGCGCGCCGACCTCGTTCCTCAACCTAGTGATTGCGGCGGCGGTCGTCGCTCTACTTGTGCTGTCTGTTATGATGGTTCAG CTACGCAGATCGCGCCAAAAACCGCAAGCGCGTTCCAAAGGCGCCATATACTCCCCGCTCGCGTGTAACGACGAAGGCGACGTCGCGGTGCTCGGCTCGCGAACGACCTTCCTCGCGAGCGACGGCGAGCCCGAACGTAACGAGCACGAGCCGCTGCTCGAACATTCCACATAG
- the LOC123874467 gene encoding furin-like protease 2 isoform X1, giving the protein MVLTWRALVLLAALGVCASVPETYYHNHFAVRVPGGVERVDDIARRHGFVNHGQIGALKDFYLLSHHEVHKRSTEPSHEHHHKLINEPEVKWFEQQREKRRVKRDYNQDSLLSQISRRLSPHRARHRAITSSPFFPDPLFKEQWYLVRNGGAKDGLDMNVSPAWQKGYTGKGVVVSILDDGIQTNHPDLAQNYDPLASTDINGNDDDPMPQDNGDNKHGTRCAGEVAAVAYNQYCGVGVAYNASVGGVRMLDGVVNDAVEARALGLNPDHIDIYSASWGPEDDGKTVDGPGPLARRAFIYGVTSGRRGKGSIFVWASGNGGRHTDSCNCDGYTNSIFTLSISSATQGGYKPWYLEECSSTLASTYSSGTPGHDKSVATVDMDGRLRADHICTVEHTGTSASAPLAAGICALALEANPDLTWRDMQYLVVLTSRPQPLEKETGWIVNGVKRKVSHKFGYGLMDASEMVSLAEQWVSVPPQHICKSQEINEDKPIDPTYGYTLSAHMDVNGCSGTVNEVRYLEHVQCKISLRFFPRGNLRILLTSPMQTTSSLLFERPRDVISSNFDDWPFLSVHFWGERAEGRWTLQIVNAGNRHVNQPGILKKWQLIFYGTATDPIRLRSKRPSPLAPPFGFPTAADGYDSVGDSFYNTDTFTNYQNFPTLFAAGSDPEKAIARLDGHNIPSPHGENVLADSNDKRVIHECDPECDSQGCYGSGPTQCISCKHYRLDDACVSRCPPRSYANQGGVCWPCHECCETCVGPGQDSCLTCAPSYLLVADLGVCTQQCPDGYWEDTDSSACRPCASHCSTCSERAHTCTSCEHHLVLYNGTCSASCPPSTYETDDYSCGKCHTSCDTCTGPDENECVTCHASSYIFDGSCVSACPSGYYADKKRKECMKCPIGCATCLATLCLSCNSNWGLNKKNKCVATGSDQCTIREFLDGSICTNCHNDCDSCYGETEANCLTCPSNYLLQNHKCVTECSRGYYAEAGRCTRCMHGCASCVSRLNCTSCAGSLRLQSGACRAACADGYYADRGTCTKCYISCRTCIGPRRDQCASCPSGWKLAAGECHPECPQGFYQTDDGCRHCHHYCRECNGSGPLHCTSCPPRFMLDGGLCMECLGSQYLDPSNGTCRACDGSCRTCSGPGQNSCTGCSRPLRLDKLNNQCVRCCSELGILANSTSTPDCCHCNPDTGECTSSSIAGKRRNSESAALHTVASERAPTSFLNLVIAAAVVALLVLSVMMVQLRRSRQKPQARSKGAIYSPLACNDEGDVAVLGSRTTFLASDGEPERNEHEPLLEHST; this is encoded by the exons GTGAAATGGTTCGAGCAGCAACGGGAGAAGCGAAGAGTCAAACGGGACTACAACCAAGACTCGTTACTGTCACAAATCTCTAGAAGACTGTCGCCCCACCGAGCTCGCCATCGAGCGATCACATCGTCACCTTTCTTCCCAGACCCGTTGTTTAAGGAGCAATGGTATTTGGTACGT AATGGTGGTGCCAAAGATGGTCTCGACATGAATGTTTCGCCAGCATGGCAAAAGGGATATACGGGCAAAGGTGTTGTTGTATCCATACTTGACGATGGTATTCAAACAAACCATCCTGACCTTGCTCAAAACTAT GATCCGCTGGCATCCACTGACATAAACGGCAATGACGATGATCCGATGCCTCAAGACAATGGTGATAATAAACATGGAACACGTTGCGCGGGAGAAGTTGCTGCAGTCGCCTATAACCAGTATTGTGGAGTTGGAGTAGCTTATAATGCTAGCGTAGGTGGAGTTAGAATGTTGGATGGTGTTGTGAACGACGCTGTTGAAGCTAGAGCCCTGGGCCTAAACCCTGATCATATTGACATATACAGTGCTTCGTGGGGGCCAGAGGATGACGGAAAAACGGTTGACGGTCCTGGACCATTAGCGAGAAG AGCATTTATTTATGGAGTGACTAGTGGTAGACGTGGAAAAGGAAGCATATTTGTTTGGGCATCAGGAAATGGTGGTAGACACACTGATTCATGTAATTGTGACGGATATACAAATAGTATATTTACGTTATCAATATCAAGTGCCACGCAAGGGGGTTATAAGCCATGGTATTTAGAAGAGTGTTCTTCTACATTGGCTAGCACGTACAGTTCAGGTACTCCTGGACATGATAAGAGCGTTGCTACTGTTGATATGGATGGAAGACTAAGAGCAGATCATATTTGTACAGTAGAGCACACGGGGACTTCCGCGTCTGCTCCGTTAGCAGCTGGTATTTGTGCACTAGCACTAGAAGCTAATCCAGATTTAACTTGGAGAGATATGCAGTATTTGGTAGTGTTAACCTCGCGACCACAGCCACTGGAAAAAGAAACTGGTTGGATAGTAAACGGTGTAAAAAGAAAAGTCAGTCACAAATTCGGTTATGGTTTAATGGATGCTTCAGAAATGGTTAGTTTAGCTGAACAATGGGTATCGGTCCCTCCTCAACATATTTGTAAGTCACAAGAAATCAACGAAGATAAGCCGATAGATCCTACTTATGGTTATACTTTAAGTGCTCATATGGATGTTAACGGATGCAGTGGAACTGTGAATGAAGTACGTTATTTAGAACATGTTCAGTGTAAGATATCTCTAAGATTCTTCCCTAGAGGAAACCTCCGTATACTCCTTACTTCTCCAATGCAAACGACATCATCTTTGTTATTCGAGAGGCCTAGAGACGTCATTAGTTCTAATTTTGATGATTGGCCATTTTTAAGCGTTCACTTTTGGGGTGAACGAGCAGAAGGCAGATGGACTCTGCAAATCGTCAATGCCGGCAATAGGCACGTTAACCAACCAGGTATCCTCAAGAAATGGCAATTAATATTCTACGGTACTGCAACTGACCCCATCAGATTACGTTCTAAAAGGCCATCACCTTTAGCGCCTCCATTCGGTTTCCCAACAGCCGCTGACGGCTATGATTCTGTCGGGGATTCTTTTTACAATACTGACACGTTTACTAATTACCAGAACTTTCCTACTTTATTCGCCGCCGGATCAGATCCGGAGAAGGCGATAGCCCGTCTCGATGGACATAATATCCCTTCACCGCATGGGGAGAATGTCCTCGCTGATAGTAATGATAAGCGTGTCATACATGAATGTGATCCCGAATGCGATTCTCAAGGATGCTATGGAAGTGGACCTACTCAGTGTATCTCCTGTAAACATTACCGACTTGACGATGCCTGTGTCTCTCGTTGTCCTCCAAGAAGCTATGCGAACCAAGGGGGTGTTTGTTGGCCGTGCCACGAATGTTGTGAAACTTGTGTTGGTCCTGGACAAGATTCCTGTTTAACTTGTGCTCCGTCTTACTTATTAGTAGCAGATTTAGGTGTGTGCACACAGCAATGCCCTGACGGGTATTGGGAAGATACTGATTCGTCAGCTTGCCGACCCTGTGCGTCACACTGTTCCACATGTTCTGAACGAGCTCACACGTGCACGTCCTGTGAACATCACTTAGTACTTTACAATGGAACTTGCTCAGCCTCGTGCCCTCCTTCTACTTATGAGACTGATGACTATTCATGTGGGAAGTGTCATACATCATGTGATACGTGTACTGGTCCTGACGAGAACGAGTGTGTCACGTGTCATGCTTCCAGCTACATATTTGATGGCAGTTGTGTAAGCGCGTGTCCTAGCGGGTATTATGCGgacaagaaaagaaaagaatgtATGAA ATGTCCAATCGGTTGTGCAACCTGTTTGGCTACATTGTGTTTGTCGTGCAACTCAAACTGGGGTTTGAATAAGAAGAACAAATGCGTAGCCACCGGCAGCGACCAGTGTACGATTAGAGAGTTCTTAGACGGCAGCATCTGTACCAATTGCCACAACGACTGTGACTCTTGCTATGGTGAAACTGAAGCGAACTGTCTTACCTGTCCATCGAATTATTTGCTACAGAATCATAA ATGCGTGACGGAATGCAGCCGTGGTTACTACGCGGAAGCAGGCAGGTGTACGCGTTGCATGCACGGCTGTGCGTCTTGCGTGTCGCGGCTCAACTGCACTTCGTGTGCTGGTTCTTTGAGGTTACAGTCTGGAGCGTGCAGGGCGGCTTGTGCTGATGG GTACTACGCTGATCGTGGCACATGCACCAAATGCTACATCTCTTGTCGAACGTGCATTGGACCTAGGCGTGATCAGTGTGCGTCATGTCCAAGTGGATGGAAGTTGGCTGCTGGGGAGTGCCATCCTGAGTGTCCTCAag GTTTCTACCAAACCGATGACGGCTGTCGTCACTGCCACCACTACTGCCGCGAGTGCAACGGCTCCGGTCCTCTACACTGCACGTCGTGTCCCCCACGGTTCATGCTCGATGGCGGGTTATGTATGGAGTGTCTCGGCTCGCAGTACTTGGACCCCAGCAATGGAACCTGCCGCGCGTGCGATGGGTCATGTCGAACGTGTTCCGGACCCGGGCAAAACAGTTGCACAGGATGTTCAAGGCCTTTGAGGCTTGATAA GTTAAACAACCAATGCGTGCGGTGCTGCTCGGAGTTGGGCATATTGGCGAACTCTACGTCCACGCCTGACTGTTGTCATTGCAACCCCGATAccg GAGAGTGCACGAGCTCGTCTATAGCGGGCAAGCGACGCAACTCGGAGTCGGCCGCCCTACACACCGTCGCGAGCGAGCGCGCGCCGACCTCGTTCCTCAACCTAGTGATTGCGGCGGCGGTCGTCGCTCTACTTGTGCTGTCTGTTATGATGGTTCAG CTACGCAGATCGCGCCAAAAACCGCAAGCGCGTTCCAAAGGCGCCATATACTCCCCGCTCGCGTGTAACGACGAAGGCGACGTCGCGGTGCTCGGCTCGCGAACGACCTTCCTCGCGAGCGACGGCGAGCCCGAACGTAACGAGCACGAGCCGCTGCTCGAACATTCCACATAG